The genomic region ACGCCCCGACGCCAGTTCCTGCAAATCGTTGGCGGGCTGCAATCGTATCCGGTGGCGGCGGTGCCGGTACAGGCGGGCGAAGCGCCGGGCGGCCCGGGAGAACGCCCGCAGGGGCGCGGTAACCCGCCAACTGCTGGATGCCAGGGTCGCCTCGTAGGCGCCACGCCACTGAGCGATCATATTTTCTTGATCGAGAATTCTTTGCTCACGCTCGGAAAGCGCCTGGCGCAACTGGTGTCGTTCGCGCCGCGCCGATTGCAACGATTGTTCCAAATTGCCGGCATGGGCCCGGGTCAACCTCAGCTCTTCATCCAAGCGTTGATGCTGCGCCTCTTGCCGGGCGAGGGTCTTTTCCTGATGCTGGACGACTTCGTTCAGATTATTCGCGTGGGCCCGGGTCAAGGCCTGGGTCTCCCGAACCTCGCGCAGGGCCTGCTCCAACTGCCGGATTCTCTCCTCGGACACGGCCTGATCGAGGCCTCGCCGGGCTTCCTCGAGCATCCGCTGCAAGGTTTCCACCGACCAACGGCCCTGCCATTTGGCCAACAGACGCCGCACGCCTTCCTGCTGCAAGGCGCCGTCGGGACGGATGCCGAAACCTCCTTGGGACAACAGCCGGTAACACGCGGTCACCCGGGAGCAATGATAAAAATCGGTCTGTTCGGCCACCTGCATCCAGAAATCCCAATCTTCATACACGGGAAACGCTTCATCCAGACGGCAACCCGACTTCAACAACGAGCGCTCGAACAAGACACCGTGAATGGGGAGGTAATTATTGCAACACAGCCTCAGCCGATCGAAGGGTTGGTTGAACACATGGACTTCCCGCCATTCTCCGTTATCCTTTTGGAGGCAGCGCACATCGCTGTAGGCGGCCTTCTCGGGACGTTCCAGCAAGGCCGCGGCCAGAAGAGAGACATGCCCGGGCAGCAGCCAGTCGTCATCGTCCAGAAACCCCAGAAATTCTCCCGACGCCTTCTCCAGGCCGGCGTTGCCCGCCGCCGAGCGTCCCCGCCCCGGCTGCAGATCGTGATAATGCAAGGCGGCGAATCGCGGGCGGTAAGCTTGGACGGCGTCGGCCACATCCTCGCCGCCGTCGTTGACCACGATCACCTCCAGATTGGGGTAGGTTTGCGCGGCCAGGGAATCGAGGGCCTCGCCCAGCAAGCGGGGACGGTCCTTGGTGCGCACGATAATGGACACCAGAGGGGCTTTGTCCGCTTCCCATGCCGGCGAAGGCGGTTGAACTTCCGGCTCGGCCGCGGGCGCCGCCGCGTCTGGCTCGGATTCGATCACCGCTCCGCGCCAGTACGGCGTCAGGGTCTCGTAAACCGCTTCCGCGAACGGACGTCCGCCATGGGAGGTAAAATCGTAAAACCCTTCCGCGTAACGGACCTGAGCGGGGAGCGAATAGGTGCGGGCGCGGTTCAGCCCCATGATTTTGTCCGGATAGTCGTTTTCCGCCAGCTGGCTACGGTAAACCGCCATCAAATCGCGTTTTGCCTCGGCCACGGCGGTAATATCGATCAACCGGTCGACGCGTCCCTCGGTACTGATCTCGTAGGCCCACAGTTTCCCCTGGAAGCCGGCCCGGCCGGCCGCTTCCCAAACCGACCGGGCGGTCACGCGGTGGTCGGGATGGTATTCCATCGGCGAGGGGAAAAACACCGTCGCCGGAGCGGCCTGTTTCAGCAGCTCGCCGATTTTCGCTACCAAGGCGGGGGCGGGACGCAAATCCCGGTCCGGTTCGCGCCAGAAGTCGATTGTTTGGATACCGAGCCTTTCCGCCGCCGCCCGGGCCTCGTGCTCGCGCGCCTCGACCAAGGCGGCATCATCGCCGCCGCCCAAGCGTCCGTCGGTGAGCACCACCAGGGTGACCGGTATCCGGTTTTCCTTCGCCAACAACAAAGCACCGCCCATGCCGAAGGTTTCGTCGTCGGGATGGGGGGCGAACACCAGCCAGGGACTGGGTGGCAAAGGGGACACTTGGAAGGGAATCAGATCTTGTTCCAGCAACATAAGCGCTCGATTAAATATTTTCCTGGGGCGGCTGCCAATAGTGTACCATCCAGCACATGCCAACGGCCTTCATCGACTGGCGGACCCGGAACGGCAAACACGACTGGCGGCTATCGTAGACATGCACGCCGCTGGTGTCGATGAGCCATACGTCCAGGGAATACTCTCCCGACAACAGGGGCAAGGCGGGAATCTCGTAGACAATCCCGAACCGGTGGCCGGACAATTTCGCCAGCGCCATCCCGTCCGCCTCCGTACTGGCGCCAAAGCACTGGATGCCGTCGTTGCGCTTGATCACCACCCCCACATGGATATCTTCCAGCGCCACCGTCTCGGATTCGGCGACGACTTCGAGCCGGAAAGGGCCATCGGTGACAAAGCGCGTTTCTCCTTCCGAATCGGTTTCCCCGCCCAGCAAACGCGCGCTTTCGATCCACGCCCGTTTCTCCACCGGCGCCTCGGGCCGGTCGGCGCCGCGGGCGGGATGGCTGAGATCCTGGCGGCGGACGTGATCCTGATAGCTGTCCACCACCTCTTCCGCGGGACCGGCCAAGCGCACCCGTCCATGATCCAGCCACACCACCCGATCGCACAAATGACGTACCTGATAGAGGGCGTGGGAGCAGAACAACAGGGCTTTTCCCCGGCGGCGAAAATCGGTCATCCGGTCCATGCATTTTTTCTGGAAATGGGCGTCCCCCACCGCCAGCGCCTCGTCCACGATCAAAATGTCGGGATCGACGCAGGTGACCACGGAAAACGCCAACCGCACCTGCATGCCCGAGGAATAAGTCTTGAGCGGTTGATGGATGAACGCTTCCAACTCGGAAAATTCGATCACCTCCGGAATCCGGGACTCGGTCTCGGCCTCGTCCAAGCCCAACAAGGACAACCCCAGACGAATATTTTCCAACCCCGAGAAATCCGGATGAAAACCGGCGCCCAATTCGAGGATCGCCGCCACCCGGCCATTCACCTCGAGGGTGCCGGCGCTCGGCTGGATGGTGCCGGCCAGAATTTTCAGCAAGGTGCTCTTGCCGGCGCCGTTGTCGCCGATGATCCCCACCGTCTCGCCGAAATTGAATTCGAAGCTGACCTCGGACAAGGCATGGAAAGGGGTGTGCCGGGGCAGTCTGAGCAGCATCTCCACGAGACTGTCCAGCGGCCGCGCGTAACGCCGGTACACCTTGGTCAAGTGGGTGGCGGTGATGGCGCGGCTCACAGGAAATCCTTGGCCCGATTGAGGGCGCGCTCGAAAAAAATCAATGCCAACACGGCGAGCAAGGCGCTCCCGCCCAACAGCCACCAGAACCCTTCGGGCGGCGGCGCCCCCTCGAGAAACACCGCCCGATACCCCGTTACCAGCCAGTAGAAGGGATTGCCCGCCTCCAGCCATTTCCACTCGGCGGGAATCAGCGTCGGCGGATAGATGATGGGCGTGGCGAAGAAGCACAAGGTCAATACCATCCGGAGCAGTTGGGCGAAGTCCCCCACGAACACCGCCAGCACGCTGGCGATCCAGGCCACGCCCAAGGTCATCAGCAAGCGCGCCAAAACCAGGCAGGGAATCGACACCCACCACACGGACGCACCCTGCCCCCAGCCAAGCACCGCCAGTCCCAACAACCCCAGTCCGATCGTCTCGGTGACGAGACCGGTCAAAACTTCCACCAGCGGCAGCAAATTCCCCGGAAAACGGGCGTGGATGAGCAGCGGCCGGTTGGCGGTGAGCACCCCGGTGCTGCGCTGAACGCTTTGCTGAAAGGCGTCGAAGGGAATCAAGCCGGCGAGCAGATAAAGAGCGAAATGGCCGATCCCGCTATCGGCGTCGAAGCGCACTTTCAACAGATAACCGAAGACCACCGTGTAGACGCTGAACAGAAACAAGGGCTCCAACAGCAGCCACCCCAGCCCCAGCACCGATCCCTTGGTGTGCTGGGCCAGATTGCGAACGGTGAGCTGCGCCACCGCGCGGCGGAAACGCCATCCCTCGCGCAAGGCGCGGCTTGTCTCCTGCCAGCCGGCGAGGCGCGGGAATCTCATGATGGGTCGTGCTTCACGAATGGGCTACAGCGGGGCAAAGGCATGAAGGGGCAGCGAGTTGGTCCAGTGCTAGCACATCAATTGAAACAGGCAAGGCGAATAACAATCCGCCCTACTCTTTCGCAGCCGGCGTCAGCGGCTCGGCCTTCTTTTGGATCGGCTTGGCGGACACATCGACCTTGCCTTCCAAATCCCGAAGTCTTTCATTCACGTACGCATCGAGCAGTTTCTGCTCGACGCCGATATCCTTTTGCCGGAACGAATCCACATACTTTTTCACCCGATCCTCGCGGTAATCTTTTTCCAATTTGGCGACGATGGCTTTTTTGGCCTCCTCGAAAGGAATCTGCTCGGCTGGCTTTTTGTCCCAGACCTTGGCCACGTGGTAACCGAAACGGGTCTCGAACACCTCGCTCACCTCGCCCGTTTCGAGAACGAACACCTTTTTGGAAAACGGCTTGACCAGCTTGTCGGCGGTAACCCAGCCGAGACGGCCGTGGTTGGCCTTGACCGAAGGGTCTTCGGAATATTCGCCCGCCAGTTCGGCGAAATCCCCACCCGCCAAAATTTTCTCGCGCACCTGTTGGGCCAGCTTTTCGGCCTTATCCCGGGGGCGCTTGCCTTTCCATTGAATCAGGACGTGCGACACATCGACCTGGGCGGGACGCTTGAATTCGTCGTAATGGGCCTTGTAGTATTCGCGCGCGGCGTCGGTCATGTCCGGCACCGGCTCGTCGCGGACCGCATCGAGGCGCGCCAAGGCCAGGCGGCGCTGGATGTAATTGTCGATTTCCGCCTGAAGGCGCTTGTCCTGATCCAGGCCCAGCTCGCGGGCCTCCGAGGCCAAGGCGCGATTCAAATACTGATGATAGAGCACCTCCTTGAGACGCTCGGCATCGGTCAGGAGCTTGTACTGCCCTTCCGGGGGGGCGTCGGAAAGATAGACGTCGAAATTGATCAGGGGCACGTTGATCCGGCCGTCGCCGATCACATCGGCGTCCAGATCCACGGCCGCGGCGATCGACCCCCAAGCGAGCAGCATCATTCCCATCCAGAATCCGCGCAAATCCATTCTCCTATTCTCCGTTTCGACTTGTGTCAATCCCAACATTCGTTTTCCGGTCTCACTAAATAGGAAAGGCGGACCGAAGTCCGCCTTTCGTCTCATCAAGACTCAAAGAGTCTTTATCATTGAGGTACACCCGGGCCGATGTTCGGGGTGACGTTCCGCACGAAGCGGTGGTCGATGGTTTCCCCGAAGCTCGATCCCACCGGGTTGTTGCCCTGGAGGGCGGCGAAGCCGATTGCCGGCACCCCGCACTGGCCATTGTGCTGGCCAGTCAGATTGGACCCACCTTCAGACCCATCAGAAACACCGAAGTCAGCAGTGCCATCGCTCAACTGGGTTTCGGTGAAGCAGTACTTGCTGTTGAAGGTCATCATCATCCAGCCGTCGACGAAATCGGCGCCCAACTGGACCGATACCGCTTCGTCGGATCCCAGCACCGAATCGCCGTTGAAGGTCAGGACGTTGACTTCGCGCGGCAATATGGTGTCCGGCGTGCCGATCACCGGAGAGACGCCGAATCCGCCTGGCGCCGGTTCCTGCTCTTCGCGGTCGAACGGACGGGCGGAAATGGCCACGTCAGCGGTCCGGCTTTCAAAGCAAGTATTGGTGCCTTCAGTACCCGGAGTAGTGGAAGTGCTGCCACCGCCGTCACCATCGCAGTCTTCCGTGTATTGGCCGTTGAAGATGCCGTGCTTGCGCATGGGGAAGGTGACCACCCAGTCGGTTCTACCATCGTAGACCGGATCGATGAAGAAATCGTTCACGATCGCGCTCGCCTGCAGCACGTGAGCGACCGGGAACGGGTTGGTGCCGGAAGCCGGGGTATTGGTATCCCCGTCGTTCAAGGTGGCGTCCACCGCCGCCGGCCAATCGGTGATGCTCAAGGCCGAATCGGTCGAGGGATCCACCACCAGGGTGCTGGTCACGTCACCGGAAGCCAGGGACGGCAACAGGAAGTTGGTCGCATCGTCCGGACGGAAGTGCTGGTCGCGGGTGCTCCAGTTGTCGATCGCGGTGGCCTGGGCCACATAGGCGGCGCCAGTGGCGACGTTGAGAAAGATGGAGTGACCGTACAAACCGCCGGTGGGCGCGTCCAAGCCAGCCACATTGTTCATGCCACCCCAGTTGGTGACCGACGCACCGCCCTGACCGCCAGCGCTCACGCCATGGGTATCGGTCCAGGCGTTGGTGACCACCGTGCAGTCGGCCGGCACGCCATCGGATCCATGCTTAAGCCCGCTATTGACGGTCCTATCGCCATCATCCGAAGTACTATTGTTACCGGTCATATCCACCCAGGTATCATCGGGAATCACCCCGACTTCCAAGATCTCAATGTAGCCTTCGCGGGCGTCGGAATCGTCCACGTCCGGATACACGGTGTTCATGGGCCAACCCGAGGTCGGATCGTTCAACACCCCGGTAACCGTGCCGGCATCGGTAGCGAAGGCCACCGGCGCGTCATTGGCGGGCAAGGTGCAGGTGTTGTCGTTGCTGGTCAGGTTGGCCTTGCCGTCCACGTTGCGGATCACACCGGTCCACACGTCGTAGGGCGACATGTAGATATTGAAGTCGAGCACGTCCTGCGAGTTGCCGCTTTCACGAATCCGCAGCTTGACGATCTTGTACTCGTTCTTGGTGTTGACGACGTGAACGTTGGTCTGGAAGTTGTTGTTCACGTTGTAGTACGGATAGATGAGCGCCTGGCCCAACCCGTCCGCGTTCTCGGTCACCGCCTGCGCGCTGCCGGCAGCACCGACCGCGAGCATGGCGGCTGCAAGTTTGGAAAACTTCGGTTTCATAGTTTCAGTCTCCTTTTTCTCCGGTTTACAAGTTTGTTCAATCCGAATCTCCGGCCCGTCCCTGCCATTTACTCGCCCTCCCTTGGCAGGACCGAGCGGTGGGCCGCGACCATATCCTCTGCAGAAAAGCTTAAGGGTTTTGTCTCCGGGCCGCAAGCACGAAATCTCAATCTCCCCCGCACCCCGAATCACCCGCTGGACAGGCATCCCCACGGCCCTCCTGCAAATCGCTTGGCGAAGCTACTTCTGTCAGAGTCCAATGCTAGTAGACCTTCAATTTAATATTGCCTAATGTTAATGTGCTTTCTCAATGTTATCCAGCAACATGCTGAGAAGGCGTATGAAGAAGAAATACATTGTCCGCCTGACGGCGGAGGAGCGCCAGAGCTTGGAAGCTTTGGTGCGCAAAGGCAAAACGGCAGCCTATCGACGCACCCACGCGCAAATACTGCTGTGGGCCGATGAGGGCGATCAAGGCCCGGGCCTGCTGGACAGCGAAGTGGCTGAGACTGTCGGGGTCAACGCACGCACGGTGTCGCGGTTGCGTCAACGCTGTGTAGAGGAAGGCCTCGATGCGGCCTTGGAGCGCAAGCGGCGTATGCGGGAAAAGCGGCGCGTCCTCGACGGTGATGGCGAGGCGCAGTTGGTGGCGCTGATGTGCAGTGAGCCGCCACCGGGGCAATCGCGCTGGACGTTGCATCTGTTGAGCGATCGACTGGTTGAGTTGGGTGTTGTGGAGTCGATTTCGCACGAATCGGTAAGACGCGTTTTAAAAAAACGCCTTTAAACCGTGGCGGAAAGCGATGTGGTGTATTCCGCCCAAACAGAATGCCGCGTTTGTGTGCGCGATGGAGCGCGTCCTGGAGGTTTACAAGCGCCCCTTCGATCCGGACTATCCGGTGGTGTGCATGGACGAAACCAGCGTGCAATGTGTGAGGGAAGTGCGACCTCGCGTGCCGGGCAAGCCCGGGCAAATCGAGCGCTACGATGTGGAGTACGAGCGCAACGGTGTCGCCCACCTGATTCAGTTTTATGCCCCGTTTAGGGGGTGGAGACGGATAGAGGTCGCAGACAATCATGCGGCGCCGCAATGGGCAGAGGGGGTTCGGGCGTTGGTGGAGAAAGACTTTCCGGATGCCCGGCGTATTACCCTGGTCATGGATAACTTAAGCACACATACGGGAGCTTCTTTGTATAAAGCATTTGAGCCACAGGTCGCACGCGCTCTGCTGGATAAACTGGAATTTGTGTATACACCAAAGCATGGCAGTTGGTTGAATATGGCGGAATGCGAATTCAGCGTGTTGTCGCGACAATGTCTTGATCGGCGGCTACCGGATAGGGAAACCGTGCGCAGAGAGGTCGAAGCCTGGGCGGCGGCACGCAACCAAGCTGCGGTGACCGTCGATTGGCGGTTTACGACTGAGGATGCCCGGATAAAGCTGAAACAGCTCTACCCGACAATATAAAATTGAAAGAGCACTAGCACACTTCAGCCAAAACACAACAAAAAAACAACAAGTCGTCGGCACCTCCCTCATGTCACCCAGCCTGAATCGTTATTCAGGCAGTATTAAAGCAGTTGCATGGTTACAACAACGTGACCGGCGTCACTGATTGGGCACGTGCCACCACTGTCCGTCCTCCAGAATCCAGCGTTCGTACACCGGGCTCGTGGACTCCATCGGGGTTCCCACCCGCGGCACCACCAATCGGCTGCTGACCTGCACGGTCACCTTGCACACCTCGGGACGCTCGCAAACCACCTTGTCCACCTTCGCTCCCTGCCAGATTCCAACGCCGAGAATCCCGCGCTGATACCGTTCGAAGGATTTCGCCTGGCGGTAGCCGGGAGAAAGGTATTCGTAGGCGGTTTTCAAGTCCCCCTCGACGAGACTGTCCCAGCGCGCCTGGGCTCTTTGGGCCACCCGCTCTTCCTCGGATTTGCTTCCGAATCCGGCGCATCCCTGAAACAGAACGAGCGCCATCAAAAGACATGAGGTCTTCCTGATCATCATATCGGTTATCTTTTCTCCAAACCTGAAACCAATATACAATCGAGCAAAACACCGATCGCTGTCAAGTGGCTCGCTACGTGTGAACCCACCCCCGAAGCGCCTCATGCCGTCGTTAATGAAAATATAGCACACCCTTCGGAGAACCATGATTCCTTTTCGTTCAACCCACCTTCCTTTCCGTTATTTTGGGGCCATTGTCCCGCCCGCGCTGGGTTCCATCTATCTGATACGCCAAGCGGATACCTTGCCCGACAACGATTACTGGGAATATTTAACCTCGGTACTGACTCCGAACGGCCTCTCCCACTCCGCCTCCGACTGGTTTTCCCACGGCACCGAGCATTGGGTCCTGCTGCCCAAGCTCATCTACGCCGCCAATCTGCTTTTGACCCATGGCGACAATCAGGGACTGGGGGCGTTCGCCTTCGCATTCGCTTTGGTGGAACTCCTGCTGCTTCTGCGATTGGCGGCGCCGGTTTTCACCCGACCCGCCCTGCGCTGGACGGGTCCATTCATCTGCGCCGCCCTGGTCTTCACCCCGCGGGCCGCCCACAATTGGATGATGCCCATGAGCGGGGTCGCGTGGTTCGGCGCCAACCTGGCCACCATCGTTGCGATTTACTTCCTCTGTCGAAATAGATTTTATCCAGCCGTGGCGGCCGGATTGGCCGGTTTGACGGTCTATAGCACCGCCTTGGCGGTTTGGCCGGCGCTGGTGGCGGGGGCGTTTTTGCTAGGGTATAAATGGCAGCGCATCGGCGGACTGATCCTGCTGACCGGGCTGATCTACGCCGGATTTCTGGCCGGCTTTCACACCCCGGCGGAGCATCCCCCCATCGCCCGGGACGGTTTTCTCATCGGCCGCTATGGGTTGATTTTCATCGGCGGCCTGGCTGCCGATCGAACCGGGGCGGCGTTGGCAATAGGATTGGTCGGCCTCATCGCAAGTATTTTGCTTTATGGGCATTTTTCCCGGCGGCGCGCCCTCTGGCCCCTTTGCGCGCCCTGGGTCATGCTTCAGGTGTACGCCCTGGGCAATGCCGGCATGGCGGCCCTGGCCCGAGCCGGGTTCGGGCTGGAGCAAGCGCTCTCCTCCCGCTACGCCAGCCTGCCGGCGCTGTTCTGGCTGGGGCTGTTCATACTCGCCCTGATCGCACTTCAGCACCGTCACCGGCATCCCGAAGCAAGCCGGAGTGAAATTGCCTCCGCCGGCCCGGTGATCGGTTGCGCCTTGGGGCTGATCGCCTGCACGGTTTACGCCAGCCTACCTCTGATCTCCCATTTCATCGCACGCAATAAAAACAAACCCCTGGCCATGATTTCCCTCTATACCGGCGCCTATGATCTACCCCTGCTGGCCGACACCGTCACTCCCTTGTTGGCCCAACCGCAATTGGCGGGCCTGATGAAAAGGGAGCTCCCCTTGCTCAAGCGCTTCCGACACGTTCCCTTCGACGATACTTTTGCCACCTGCCCGCCCATGGGGGCCGTATTGCCACCGGCTCCGATAAATGATGCGAAGGTGCGGGGATTCATCGATCAGGCCGACGGGGTCGCGCCGCTGGTCTACCGAGTCCGAGGCTGGGCGAATGCCGACGAAGACCCCATCCGCTGCATCGTCCTGGTCAACCGGGACCGAATCGTCCGTGGCATTGCCGTGCCGGGCCTGGAACCGCGCCCCGATGTGGTCCGCCATCTCGGCGTGACCGATCCGAACAGCGGATGGATTGGCTACGCCCGGTGCCAACCGGGGGATCTGAGCTTGACGGCCCAAGTGCCGACCGCCACCGGATGGCGGCGGCTGAACGGATCGATTGCGTTGGCATCGACGGGGGGAGCCCCTTAGCGTCTGTTTCAAAACTCGTGTGAGAGTCAGGGTAATCGCGAATGCCATTCCCCTTCTCCCCCTTGGGGAGGAGTGTCGCAAAAGCCCCCGCTGGAAAGGTGTCGCAAATGCCCCCTCTCCCGCTGGCGGGAGAGGGATGGGGTGAGGGTGGTTTAAATCAAAATGCTTTTAATTTCAATTAGATCCACCCTCATCCTAACCTTCTCCCGCCAGCGGGAGAAGGGACCTAAACAGATGTTGCGACGTCCTCGCTGGGGGGAAGGGGACGCTTCTTGAGTCATTTCCGGACGGAGAGGAAATGAAGGGGACGTCATGCCTCATAGGCTTGTACGGTATATCGAGTTTTGAAACAGACTGTTAGAATAAATTCATGAAAAACAACACGAACCCGTATCGAATCAGCTTCGTCGTACCGGTCCGGGACGAGCAGGAAACCCTTCGGCCTTTATCTTCGGGTATCGCCCAGGTGATGGCGACGCTCGGGGAGGCGGATTTCGAACTGATCTTCGTCGACGACGGCAGCCGCGACGCCTCCTGGCTAGCCATGCGGGAACTGGCCGCCGACTATCCCACGCGTGTCCGCGCCATCCGCCTCAGGCGCAACTTCGGCAAGGCCTTTGCCCTAGCCACCGGGTTTCGGCACAGCCGCGGCGCCCTCGTCTTCACCATGGACGCCGATCTCCAGGACGACCCGACCGAAATTCCCAAATTTCTGGCCCAATTGGACGCCGGCTGCGATGTGGTCTCCGGTTGGAAAATGAACCGCCAGGACCCCCTCTCCAAGACCTTGCCTTCCAAGCTGTTCAACTGGGTGACGGCCAAGCTGACCGGCATTCCGCTGCACGATTTCAATTGCGGCTTCAAGGCTTACCGGCGCGAGGTGCTGGAGAGTATCCGCCTGTACGGCGAATTGCACCGCTATTTGCCGGTATTGGCGCACGATCTGGGTTTCCGCATCGGCGAAGTGCCGATTCACCACCACCCGCGCCGCCAGGGACGATCCAAATATGGCTGGGAACGTTATAGCCGGGGCTCGCTGGATCTTTTGACGGTCCTGACCACCACCCGATACCGGCACCGGCCCGGACATTTATTCGGCGGCGTCGGCTTGCTGGCCGGTTTGCTAGGGGGCGCCATTCTTGCGTATCTGGCAACGCTCTGGTTCGCCGGCGTCCGGCCGGTGGGCACCCGGCCCCTGTTTTTCGTCGGGATTCTGCTGGTGATCCTATCCATTCAATTGATATCGGTGGGACTTTTGGCGGAACTGACCACCCATCACGCCGACCGGGGGCCGCCCGCCGCGGCGATCATGGAACAAATCGGCGGCGAACAGGCATGAACCGCAAAACGCCTTTGATCGAAAACGGTGTCGTGGTGGGCACCGGTTCGGACAAATACGAAACCAAAAACCCGTTGGCGCGCCGATTGCTGGCGCAATTCGACCAGTCGGTGGGTCAACTGGCGGCGCAGGTCGATCCGCGGCATATCGTGGAAGTCGGCTGCGGCGAGGGACACGTGACCGAAGTGTTGCTGAAATATACCGAGGCGACCATCCGCGCCACCGATCTTTCCCCCACCATCATCGACATCGCGCGCCGGCGAGTGACTTCCGAGCGGGTGACATTCACCGCCCGAGACATCTACGATTTGCAGCCGCCCCCCGATGCCGGCGAGCCGGGAACGGAATTGGCGGTCTGTTGCGAGGTGCTCGAGCACCTGCCGGATCCGGCCAGGGGGCTCGAGCAACTGGCCCGGCTCGCTCACCCTTATGTCGTACTGAGCGTTCCCCGAGAACCCCTGTGGCGCGTCCTGAACTTTCTTCGCGGCGCCCATTGGCAAGCTTGGGGCAACAGTCCGGGGCACATCCAGCACTGGTCCCAATCCCGTTTTCTGGCGTTCGTCCGGACCGAATTCGACATCCTGGCCGTCCGCGCCCCCCTGCCCTGGACGGTCGTTCTGGGCCGCTCCCGCCGCGCATGAACCGCAAATCCCTGATCACCGCCCTGGGCGGCGCGCTGGCCCTGGCCACCCTTTATTACGCGGGTTTGCGCCTGAAAGCCGAATGGCGCATGCTGCAAGATTGGCATCCCGATTTTCGGATTTGGGCGGTACTGGCCGCGGCCGCGCTGGGCTACGCCCTCGCCTGTCTGCTGCTGGTCTCCGGATGGCGCCGATTGCTGGCGGGGCTGGGAGCCGAAAATCCGGCCTGGACGCCGGTCTGCCGCATCTATGCCCGCAGCCAGCTGGGCAAATATTTGCCCGGCAACATTTTCCATCTGCTCGGACGGCAGGCGCTCGGCCACCGTTACGGAATCGGTCAGAAAGTGCTGGCCGCCTCTACTTTCTACGAACTGACCGGCCTCGGCGTCGCCGCCGCGACCCTCGCCCTGCCCACCCTTTCCTGGGTCGGCCTTCACTTGGCGGCTTTTCATCTGCCGCCGGCTTGGCTCGGCATAGGACTCACGGGATTGGGCTTGGTGATGTCGGCGGGACTCGCCCGCCGGCTCAGGCATACCCGGTGGCATTGGATTCTCAATCGAGGGGTGACGGTGGCATGGCTGTGGGCTTATTTGAACTATCTGATTTTCTTCCTGCTGGCCGGGGGATTGCTGGTCGTCGTGACGCTGACCCTGACGCCCCGGACGCCGGACAGTCTTGCCGTGGGCTTGCTGCCGGGGCTTTTCGCCGCCGGCTGGCTGGCAGGCTTCGTCACCCCCGGCGCGCCTTCCGGGATCGGTATCCGCGAAGGCATCCTGATCCTGGGTTTGGAACACATGGCGCCAGGCGCGCCGGGGGCATTGATCGCCCTGCTCCTCAGGGGCGCGACCGTCCTCGGCGACGGACTGT from Methylohalobius crimeensis 10Ki harbors:
- a CDS encoding IS630 family transposase (programmed frameshift) — protein: MKKKYIVRLTAEERQSLEALVRKGKTAAYRRTHAQILLWADEGDQGPGLLDSEVAETVGVNARTVSRLRQRCVEEGLDAALERKRRMREKRRVLDGDGEAQLVALMCSEPPPGQSRWTLHLLSDRLVELGVVESISHESVRRVLKKNAFKPWRKAMWCIPPKQNAAFVCAMERVLEVYKRPFDPDYPVVCMDETSVQCVREVRPRVPGKPGQIERYDVEYERNGVAHLIQFYAPFRGWRRIEVADNHAAPQWAEGVRALVEKDFPDARRITLVMDNLSTHTGASLYKAFEPQVARALLDKLEFVYTPKHGSWLNMAECEFSVLSRQCLDRRLPDRETVRREVEAWAAARNQAAVTVDWRFTTEDARIKLKQLYPTI
- a CDS encoding class I SAM-dependent methyltransferase, whose protein sequence is MNRKTPLIENGVVVGTGSDKYETKNPLARRLLAQFDQSVGQLAAQVDPRHIVEVGCGEGHVTEVLLKYTEATIRATDLSPTIIDIARRRVTSERVTFTARDIYDLQPPPDAGEPGTELAVCCEVLEHLPDPARGLEQLARLAHPYVVLSVPREPLWRVLNFLRGAHWQAWGNSPGHIQHWSQSRFLAFVRTEFDILAVRAPLPWTVVLGRSRRA
- a CDS encoding ABC transporter permease, whose protein sequence is MRFPRLAGWQETSRALREGWRFRRAVAQLTVRNLAQHTKGSVLGLGWLLLEPLFLFSVYTVVFGYLLKVRFDADSGIGHFALYLLAGLIPFDAFQQSVQRSTGVLTANRPLLIHARFPGNLLPLVEVLTGLVTETIGLGLLGLAVLGWGQGASVWWVSIPCLVLARLLMTLGVAWIASVLAVFVGDFAQLLRMVLTLCFFATPIIYPPTLIPAEWKWLEAGNPFYWLVTGYRAVFLEGAPPPEGFWWLLGGSALLAVLALIFFERALNRAKDFL
- a CDS encoding glycosyltransferase family 2 protein codes for the protein MKNNTNPYRISFVVPVRDEQETLRPLSSGIAQVMATLGEADFELIFVDDGSRDASWLAMRELAADYPTRVRAIRLRRNFGKAFALATGFRHSRGALVFTMDADLQDDPTEIPKFLAQLDAGCDVVSGWKMNRQDPLSKTLPSKLFNWVTAKLTGIPLHDFNCGFKAYRREVLESIRLYGELHRYLPVLAHDLGFRIGEVPIHHHPRRQGRSKYGWERYSRGSLDLLTVLTTTRYRHRPGHLFGGVGLLAGLLGGAILAYLATLWFAGVRPVGTRPLFFVGILLVILSIQLISVGLLAELTTHHADRGPPAAAIMEQIGGEQA
- a CDS encoding ABC transporter ATP-binding protein encodes the protein MSRAITATHLTKVYRRYARPLDSLVEMLLRLPRHTPFHALSEVSFEFNFGETVGIIGDNGAGKSTLLKILAGTIQPSAGTLEVNGRVAAILELGAGFHPDFSGLENIRLGLSLLGLDEAETESRIPEVIEFSELEAFIHQPLKTYSSGMQVRLAFSVVTCVDPDILIVDEALAVGDAHFQKKCMDRMTDFRRRGKALLFCSHALYQVRHLCDRVVWLDHGRVRLAGPAEEVVDSYQDHVRRQDLSHPARGADRPEAPVEKRAWIESARLLGGETDSEGETRFVTDGPFRLEVVAESETVALEDIHVGVVIKRNDGIQCFGASTEADGMALAKLSGHRFGIVYEIPALPLLSGEYSLDVWLIDTSGVHVYDSRQSCLPFRVRQSMKAVGMCWMVHYWQPPQENI
- a CDS encoding peptidylprolyl isomerase; this translates as MDLRGFWMGMMLLAWGSIAAAVDLDADVIGDGRINVPLINFDVYLSDAPPEGQYKLLTDAERLKEVLYHQYLNRALASEARELGLDQDKRLQAEIDNYIQRRLALARLDAVRDEPVPDMTDAAREYYKAHYDEFKRPAQVDVSHVLIQWKGKRPRDKAEKLAQQVREKILAGGDFAELAGEYSEDPSVKANHGRLGWVTADKLVKPFSKKVFVLETGEVSEVFETRFGYHVAKVWDKKPAEQIPFEEAKKAIVAKLEKDYREDRVKKYVDSFRQKDIGVEQKLLDAYVNERLRDLEGKVDVSAKPIQKKAEPLTPAAKE